The proteins below are encoded in one region of Ostrea edulis chromosome 3, xbOstEdul1.1, whole genome shotgun sequence:
- the LOC125677328 gene encoding uncharacterized protein LOC125677328 produces the protein MAFSSDLPDIKQLVKDGLSAFVFGFGYKTGIIDHFIKIQQPCTAEELSKQAGMKLRYIQEWLSCLAAAGIVKVHDGDRFSLPYEESILRSQGYMATAFPILSESIPLLENAIRVDGPRGYGYSEPFLQFVDGFHSPAAIENWITNSLNPVLELKPGNEFTLLDLGCGYGKHARQMAQQYPNSTIYGVDMDQISIDRANAQLHNEGLQNVQFVCTLGGQLPQDWTEKFDFVILKEVLHDAPGVDEILAEVKRVLKSDGYGAAYDPAVSSYPKNQANDKVAQQFLPFSFFSCLPMSLSGPCGEGYGVGWGYERRREKIEQYGFHLVQVGDMDISTVQERIVFQK, from the exons ATGGCATTTTCTTCCGATCTCCCCGATATTAAACAACTGGTGAAAGACGGATTAAGTGCGTTTGTGTTTGGATTTGGATATAAAACAGGGATCATTGATCACTTCATTAAAATACAACAACCATGTACTGCCGAAGAGCTTAGTAAGCAAGCCGGGATGAAATTAAG GTACATCCAAGAATGGCTAAGCTGCTTGGCCGCAGCAGGAATTGTCAAAGTCCATGATGGCGACAGGTTTTCTCTTCCTTACGAGGAGTCTATTTTGAGATCACAGGGATATATGGCAACCGCCTTTCCAATTTTGAGTGAATCAATACCACTTCTGGAGAACGCAATACGTGTTGATGGTCCCAGAG GTTACGGTTATTCAGAGCCGTTCCTCCAGTTCGTTGATGGATTTCACTCACCTGCTGCTATTGAGAACTGGATAACGAACTCCTTGAATCCCGTCTTGGAGTTGAAACCAG GTAACGAGTTCACACTACTAGATTTAGGTTGTGGATATGGAAAACATGCTAGACAGATGGCACAACAGTATCCTAACAGTACAATTTATGGGGTGGACATGGATCAGATATCCATTGACCGAGCTAACGCACAACTTCACAATGAAGGGCTACAGAATGTCCAGTTTGTATGCACGTTAGGGGGACAACTTCCGCAGGACTGGACTGAAAAGTTCGATTTTGTCATATTAAAAGAGGTCCTCCACGATGCGCCAGGAGTGGATGAGATTCTTGCAGAAGTGAAGCGTGTTCTTAAATCGGACGGATATGGGGCTGCTTATGACCCGGCTGTATCATCGTACCCCAAAAACCAGGCCAATGATAAAGTGGCACAGCAATTTCTGCCCTTTAGTTTCTTTTCATGTCTTCCCATGAGTCTTTCTGGTCCTTGTGGTGAGGGTTATGGGGTTGGATGGGGTTATGAGCGCCGTAGAGAAAAAATTGAACAGTACGGATTCCATCTAGTACAGGTTGGTGACATGGACATCAGTACCGTACAAGAAAGGATTGTATTTCAAAAGTGA
- the LOC125677262 gene encoding kelch-like protein 24, whose amino-acid sequence MHDKHNDSKNSVDVKLCRPTTMSAVNVYHSISPQCKKAVGEYFRTGNINENSIAYEHIHEYLTICSSIHGLFDLRNICVKKLFQNLSKRTMFEIFNLADEFDLSEVTVRCADEIVDSINHVNMFPEFMSLSNSQMEAIVKSPQCKSKLCFRDALYQWWQFDIQNRSDVYDDLKHKVNNKLFPTSKKSSDGRSYLVTLSLCKKNNKNQFCPEAKVIDVLQEKEYSGSTKKTMEVDKGFAACCLQRDASEPPYIFLSGGIQKSCRKMLEFDVIMNKWRVCSYMKYSRYFHTMETVNDKVYVFGGKSGEKNVSQIEEFDRKKNSWTTVGNLKWNVHSAVSAVCGDCVYLFGGKLETRDNVSVIQVFDSKTKSVETVGYLPVECSGGRCITIGNHIYIFTEQCHCIKYCTGENESVLLNAQPDSRRGFGVYLSGTNICLIGGLDSQQNSPDCNLKYSVHEGTWTRFPHRSDKGQEIFGQCLVKIPNDIQYIPFS is encoded by the coding sequence ATGCATGACAAACACAACGACAGTAAAAATAGCGTGGATGTCAAACTGTGTAGACCAACTACAATGTCTGCTGTGAACGTCTATCATTCAATCAGTCCCCAGTGCAAGAAAGCCGTGGGGGAGTACTTTAGGACAGGAAACATTAACGAAAATTCCATTGCCTATGAGCATATCCATGAATATTTGACAATATGCAGCTCCATTCACGGCCTCTTTGACCTGAGGAATATTTGTGTGAAAAAACTTTTTCAGAACTTGAGCAAGAGAAccatgtttgaaatatttaaccTGGCCGACGAATTTGATTTGTCTGAGGTGACCGTCAGATGTGCTGATGAAATTGTAGACAGCATCAACCATGTTAATATGTTTCCAGAATTCATGTCTCTGTCAAATTCTCAAATGGAAGCTATCGTAAAGAGCCCTCAGTGCAAATCCAAACTTTGTTTTCGCGACGCTTTGTATCAGTGGTGGCAGTTTGACATACAAAATCGCAGTGATGTTTATGATGACCTGAAACACAAGGTCAATAACAAATTGTTTCCGACTTCAAAAAAATCGTCTGATGGCAGATCGTACCTGGTAACATTGTcgctatgtaaaaaaaataataagaacCAATTCTGTCCGGAAGCAAAAGTTATAGATGTACTGCAAGAAAAGGAATATAGCGGCAGCACGAAGAAGACTATGGAAGTGGATAAAGGTTTTGCCGCATGCTGTCTGCAGCGAGACGCCTCCGAACCTCCATATATCTTTCTATCTGGCGGAATACAAAAATCGTGTAGAAAAATGCTTGAATTTGACGTCATTATGAACAAATGGAGAGTCTGCAGCTATATGAAGTATTCACGCTATTTTCATACCATGGAAACTGTCAACGATAAAGTATACGTGTTTGGAGGAAAATCTGGAGAAAAGAACGTTTCCCAAATCGAAGAGTTCGACCGGAAGAAGAACTCCTGGACGACTGTTGGAAACCTGAAATGGAATGTTCACTCTGCGGTTTCCGCCGTGTGTGGAGACTGTGTATATCTGTTTGGAGGGAAATTAGAGACTAGGGACAATGTATCTGTCATCCAAGTTTTTGATTCCAAGACAAAGTCCGTGGAAACCGTAGGGTATCTTCCAGTAGAGTGTTCAGGCGGCAGGTGTATAACCATCGGcaatcacatttacatatttactgAACAGTGTCACTGCATCAAGTACTGTACCGGAGAAAATGAAAGTGTGTTGCTAAATGCGCAGCCAGATTCTCGCCGAGGGTTTGGCGTGTATTTGAGTGGCACCAACATCTGTTTAATTGGCGGACTTGATTCACAACAGAATTCACCCGACTGCAATCTCAAATACTCAGTTCACGAGGGAACTTGGACACGGTTTCCTCACAGAAGTGACAAAGGTCAAGAAATATTTGGTCAGTGTCTTGTGAAGATTCCCAATGACATACAATATATTCCTTTTAGCTGA